In one window of Mesorhizobium sp. B2-1-1 DNA:
- a CDS encoding type II toxin-antitoxin system RelE/ParE family toxin — MIRRLEVEYRESARDDLTNIFRYIVESGGSPNAALRFVLRIEDRCQTSATHLVAVACATTSCRDCEPFRSSTPPS, encoded by the coding sequence ATGATTCGGCGGCTTGAGGTCGAGTATCGCGAAAGTGCCAGAGACGATCTTACCAACATTTTCAGATACATAGTTGAGTCGGGCGGAAGCCCCAACGCGGCGCTGAGATTCGTGCTTCGAATTGAAGACCGTTGCCAAACATCGGCAACGCACCTCGTAGCGGTCGCCTGCGCGACGACATCGTGCCGGGACTGCGAACCGTTCCGTTCGAGCACTCCGCCGTCATAG
- a CDS encoding type II toxin-antitoxin system RelE/ParE family toxin, translating to MPNIGNAPRSGRLRDDIVPGLRTVPFEHSAVIAYLIESDIIRIVNIFYSGRDYETLMRDRGSSGLS from the coding sequence TTGCCAAACATCGGCAACGCACCTCGTAGCGGTCGCCTGCGCGACGACATCGTGCCGGGACTGCGAACCGTTCCGTTCGAGCACTCCGCCGTCATAGCCTATCTAATCGAGAGCGACATCATTCGCATCGTCAACATCTTCTACAGTGGCCGCGACTACGAGACATTGATGCGAGATCGCGGATCGAGCGGCCTTTCCTAG
- a CDS encoding DUF1127 domain-containing protein encodes MNLIRNYRNWRVYRETVTELGRLSNRQLHDLGIVRDEIKIIARQAI; translated from the coding sequence ATGAACCTGATCCGCAACTATCGTAACTGGCGCGTTTATCGCGAGACGGTTACCGAGCTGGGTCGCCTTTCCAACCGCCAGCTGCATGATCTCGGCATCGTCCGCGACGAAATCAAGATCATCGCCCGCCAGGCGATCTAA
- a CDS encoding SecDF P1 head subdomain-containing protein, translating to MSHFWRLKMMLTWLAVATMTVFDTSNLFAASPHAMRPERPADSPAVVRAGQDGSHLLLHLVVADVIDGRLKIARGDVRALLMEARIGYTGLAVSGRTLQVRITNPAQLEAAKTALKTVTDVAPDSRVQEMTLDSKAGLLKFTLTDAGLKYQTSNAISQSIKVIKNRLQDLRVAGTVAQPADQDGILVQTSDIADRQTLEKILTRPGRLSFHLVDLSMPVNDAISGSPPVGSLVVYTQDDPPVPYLVENRVILSDKDVLDARPTYSGQQNDEPVVVFRFGAKGAARFKQVTTQNVGKPLAVILDDHVISAPVIREPIDGGYGQVSGNFTVREANTIAMLLRTGPLPARLTIAEEAR from the coding sequence ATGTCTCATTTTTGGCGCCTGAAGATGATGCTGACGTGGCTTGCCGTAGCCACGATGACCGTCTTCGACACGTCCAACCTTTTCGCCGCCAGTCCGCATGCCATGCGGCCCGAGCGGCCTGCCGACAGTCCGGCAGTCGTTCGAGCAGGGCAAGACGGTTCGCATCTCCTGCTCCATCTGGTGGTGGCGGATGTGATCGACGGCCGGCTGAAGATTGCGCGTGGCGATGTCCGGGCGCTTCTGATGGAGGCCAGGATCGGCTACACGGGGCTTGCTGTGTCGGGCAGGACCTTGCAGGTGCGCATCACGAATCCGGCTCAGCTTGAGGCGGCAAAGACAGCGCTCAAGACGGTAACGGATGTTGCCCCGGACAGCCGCGTTCAGGAAATGACGCTGGATTCCAAAGCCGGCTTGCTCAAATTCACGCTGACGGATGCGGGTTTGAAGTATCAGACCTCTAACGCGATTTCTCAGTCGATTAAGGTCATCAAAAATCGTCTCCAAGATCTGCGTGTCGCCGGCACGGTGGCCCAACCAGCGGACCAAGACGGCATACTTGTTCAGACGTCAGACATCGCCGATCGGCAAACGCTGGAAAAAATTCTCACCCGGCCTGGTCGCCTGAGCTTCCATTTGGTTGACCTTTCGATGCCGGTGAACGATGCGATCAGCGGTTCCCCGCCTGTTGGCTCGCTGGTGGTGTATACGCAGGACGATCCGCCGGTTCCTTACCTGGTCGAGAATCGGGTCATCCTCTCGGATAAGGACGTGCTCGACGCCCGCCCAACTTACAGTGGGCAGCAAAATGACGAACCGGTTGTCGTGTTCCGGTTTGGCGCCAAAGGCGCGGCACGGTTCAAACAGGTTACAACGCAAAATGTGGGCAAGCCATTGGCTGTGATCCTGGATGACCACGTGATTTCAGCACCTGTCATTCGCGAGCCCATCGATGGTGGTTACGGTCAAGTCTCGGGCAATTTCACGGTCCGGGAAGCCAACACCATCGCCATGCTGTTGCGAACCGGCCCATTGCCGGCAAGATTGACAATCGCTGAAGAAGCACGATAG
- a CDS encoding type II toxin-antitoxin system ParD family antitoxin: MEPAEKLSVTVTPAMARMIREKVEDGSFGSASEVIRAALRAFQREEDEHAERMASIRARVKSSIEDTRPNLSGKEVRDQLKKFAEQHSSRIDDSAA; the protein is encoded by the coding sequence TTGGAACCAGCCGAGAAACTGTCCGTCACCGTCACGCCCGCCATGGCGCGCATGATCCGCGAAAAAGTCGAGGACGGTTCCTTCGGCTCGGCGAGCGAAGTCATTCGCGCCGCGCTCCGCGCTTTCCAGCGCGAAGAGGACGAGCATGCCGAGCGCATGGCGTCGATCCGGGCGCGGGTAAAATCTTCGATTGAGGACACAAGGCCGAACCTTTCCGGAAAAGAGGTTCGCGACCAGCTTAAGAAATTCGCTGAACAACATTCGAGCCGCATTGATGATTCGGCGGCTTGA
- the secDF gene encoding protein translocase subunit SecDF: MLYFSRFKMILIWLAVAATVVLAAPNLIPASTLAQLPSWVPKRQMTLGLDLQGGSHILLQMDQNDLVKAQLETTRDEIRTLLREAKIGYTGLAGTGRTVQVRIQDPNQLDAAKTALKPLTDPVAASLFTGGSVQEMALDDSEPGLLKFTVTDAGIKYRTSAALAQSIEVVERRVNELGTTEPIVQRQGDDRILVQVPGLQDPQRLKEIIGQTAKLTFQMVDQSMPVQDALKGRPPAGSSILYSQDDPPVPYLIENRVIVSGEDLSKATATYNSQTNEPVVSFTFNSRGATRFGQATSQNVGKLFAIILDNQVISAPQIREPILGGSGQISGNFTAESANDLAVLLRAGALPAKLTVIEERTVGPGLGQDSIHAGKVAGIIGSILVVAFMFVAYGFLGFLANIALAVHVAMIVGLLSLLGATLTLPGIAGIVLTIGMAVDSNVLIYERIREERRAGRSVIQAIDTGFSKALATIVDSNVTSLIATVVLFYLGTGPVKGFAITYAIGILTTVFTAFTFTRLLVSIWLRRARPKELPRAPVTFIPPGTKIPFMGIRRWTFALSSLLSVLSVVLFMTVDINYGIDFKGGSLIEVKSKSGNADLADIRARLSELNIGEVQVQQFGEPNDVLIRVGTQDGGENAEQTVIDKVRGELQDNYDFRRVEVVGPTVSGELAKQGTIAMLVALVGILIYVWFRFEWQFAVGAIVATVHDVVMTIGFFVITGLEFNQSSLAAILTIIGYSLNDTIVVYDRVREDLRKYKKMPLPQLLNNAINETLSRTTLTSVTTILALLALVLFGGEVIRSFTMAMLFGVIFGTYSSIFIAAPLLILFKLRPQATSSDEEKPVGGGKAVAT; encoded by the coding sequence ATGCTTTATTTCTCGCGCTTCAAGATGATCCTGATCTGGCTGGCCGTGGCCGCCACAGTGGTCCTCGCCGCGCCCAATCTCATTCCCGCAAGCACGCTGGCGCAGCTTCCGAGCTGGGTGCCCAAGCGGCAGATGACGCTCGGCCTCGACCTGCAGGGCGGCTCGCACATCCTGCTCCAGATGGATCAGAACGATCTGGTGAAGGCGCAGCTGGAGACGACGCGTGACGAGATCCGGACGCTGCTGCGCGAGGCCAAGATAGGCTATACCGGCCTGGCGGGCACGGGCAGGACCGTACAGGTCCGCATACAGGACCCGAACCAGCTCGATGCGGCCAAGACGGCACTGAAGCCGCTGACCGATCCGGTCGCCGCCAGCTTGTTCACCGGCGGCTCCGTCCAGGAGATGGCGCTGGATGATTCCGAGCCCGGCCTGCTCAAATTCACCGTCACCGACGCCGGCATAAAATATCGCACGTCGGCTGCGTTGGCACAGTCGATCGAAGTCGTCGAACGCCGCGTCAACGAACTCGGCACCACCGAACCGATCGTGCAGCGGCAGGGCGACGACCGCATTCTGGTGCAGGTGCCCGGTTTGCAGGACCCGCAAAGGCTGAAGGAAATCATCGGCCAGACCGCCAAGCTGACCTTCCAGATGGTGGACCAGTCTATGCCGGTGCAGGATGCGCTGAAGGGCCGTCCGCCGGCCGGTTCATCGATCCTCTATTCGCAGGACGATCCGCCGGTTCCCTACCTGATCGAAAACCGCGTCATCGTTTCCGGCGAAGACCTCTCCAAAGCGACCGCAACCTACAACTCGCAGACCAACGAGCCGGTGGTTTCCTTCACCTTCAACTCGCGCGGCGCGACACGGTTCGGGCAGGCGACATCGCAGAATGTCGGCAAGCTGTTCGCCATCATCCTCGACAACCAAGTGATTTCGGCGCCGCAGATCCGCGAGCCGATCCTGGGCGGCAGCGGCCAGATCTCAGGCAATTTCACGGCCGAGAGCGCCAATGACCTCGCGGTCCTGCTGCGCGCAGGCGCGCTGCCGGCAAAGCTGACCGTGATCGAGGAGCGCACGGTGGGTCCGGGCCTCGGCCAAGATTCGATCCATGCCGGCAAGGTCGCCGGCATCATCGGCTCTATCCTTGTCGTCGCCTTCATGTTCGTCGCCTACGGCTTCCTCGGCTTCCTCGCCAACATCGCGCTGGCGGTGCACGTGGCGATGATCGTCGGACTGCTATCGCTGCTTGGCGCGACACTGACCTTGCCAGGCATTGCCGGTATCGTGCTGACCATCGGCATGGCCGTCGATTCCAACGTGCTGATTTATGAGCGCATCCGCGAGGAGCGGCGCGCCGGACGCTCGGTGATCCAGGCGATCGACACCGGCTTCTCGAAGGCGCTGGCGACGATCGTCGATTCCAACGTCACCTCGCTGATCGCGACCGTGGTGCTGTTCTATCTCGGAACGGGGCCGGTGAAGGGCTTTGCCATCACCTACGCCATCGGCATCCTGACCACGGTGTTCACCGCCTTCACCTTTACCCGGCTGCTGGTGTCCATCTGGCTGCGCCGCGCGCGTCCGAAGGAATTGCCGCGGGCGCCGGTAACCTTCATTCCGCCCGGCACGAAGATCCCGTTTATGGGCATCCGCCGCTGGACCTTCGCGCTGTCGAGCCTGCTGTCGGTCCTGTCGGTGGTGCTGTTCATGACCGTCGACATCAATTACGGCATCGATTTCAAGGGCGGATCGCTGATCGAGGTGAAGTCCAAGAGCGGCAATGCCGATCTTGCCGACATCAGAGCCAGGCTCTCGGAACTGAATATCGGCGAAGTGCAGGTGCAGCAGTTCGGCGAGCCGAATGACGTGCTGATCCGTGTCGGCACGCAGGACGGCGGCGAGAATGCCGAGCAGACCGTCATCGACAAGGTTCGTGGCGAGTTGCAGGACAATTACGATTTCCGCCGCGTCGAGGTGGTGGGACCGACCGTGTCAGGAGAACTGGCCAAGCAAGGCACGATCGCCATGCTGGTCGCGCTGGTGGGTATCCTGATCTATGTCTGGTTCCGCTTCGAATGGCAGTTCGCGGTCGGCGCCATCGTGGCGACGGTCCATGACGTGGTCATGACCATAGGCTTCTTCGTTATAACCGGGCTGGAGTTCAACCAATCGTCGCTGGCGGCGATCCTGACCATCATCGGCTACTCGCTGAACGACACGATCGTGGTCTATGACCGCGTTCGCGAGGATCTCAGGAAATACAAGAAGATGCCGCTGCCGCAGCTCCTCAACAACGCCATCAACGAGACGCTGTCGCGAACGACGCTGACCTCGGTGACGACGATCCTGGCGCTCCTGGCACTGGTGCTGTTCGGCGGCGAGGTGATCCGCTCGTTCACGATGGCAATGCTGTTCGGCGTCATCTTCGGCACCTATTCGTCGATCTTCATCGCCGCGCCGCTGCTGATCCTGTTCAAGCTGCGGCCGCAGGCCACGAGCTCGGACGAGGAAAAGCCGGTCGGCGGCGGCAAGGCGGTCGCGACCTGA
- a CDS encoding Mth938-like domain-containing protein, whose translation MAKGIVIREAHFPGRAPIEAYGNGGFRFADMSHRGSLLCLPSGIHGWEPADPSALTVADFERLLAQAEKIEILLVGTGKDLRPLPAGLRAALKTAGIAADPMATGAAVRTYNVLLAEDRAVAAALIAVD comes from the coding sequence ATGGCCAAAGGCATCGTCATCCGCGAGGCGCATTTCCCCGGCCGCGCCCCTATCGAGGCGTATGGCAATGGCGGCTTCCGCTTCGCCGACATGTCGCATCGCGGTTCGCTTCTGTGCCTGCCGTCGGGTATCCATGGCTGGGAGCCGGCGGACCCATCTGCGCTGACGGTGGCGGATTTCGAACGGCTGCTGGCCCAGGCCGAGAAGATCGAAATCCTGCTGGTCGGCACGGGCAAGGATTTACGACCCTTGCCGGCGGGGCTTCGCGCCGCCTTGAAGACCGCGGGCATAGCCGCCGACCCGATGGCGACCGGTGCAGCGGTGCGGACATATAATGTCCTGCTCGCAGAGGATCGCGCGGTAGCCGCCGCGCTGATCGCCGTCGACTGA
- a CDS encoding phytoene/squalene synthase family protein produces MGAVRAADHDRYLSALYAPTDKREALFSLYAFNAEIAGIRDRIREALPGEVRLQWWRDVIAAEGSETGHPIADVLKATISRYGLPKQAFENMLEARIFDLYDDPMPSRTDLEGYCGETAAALIQLAAMVLDPGVAPRFAELAGRAGCAQAITGLLLLLPLHRSRGQCFVPADILAAAGSSPEEFVTDDGGPGAQRAVAAMIALAREHLSVFEKGASDLPASLRPAFLPLVLSRAYLTKMERGSPLDGTVRLSTMRRHWLMLRRAMVGWPAV; encoded by the coding sequence ATGGGCGCCGTGCGCGCCGCCGACCATGACCGCTATCTCAGCGCGCTCTACGCGCCGACGGACAAGCGCGAAGCGCTGTTTTCGCTCTACGCCTTCAATGCCGAAATCGCGGGCATTCGGGATCGCATCCGCGAGGCCTTGCCGGGCGAGGTGCGGTTGCAATGGTGGCGCGATGTCATCGCAGCCGAAGGGTCCGAGACGGGCCATCCGATCGCGGATGTGCTGAAGGCCACGATTTCCAGGTACGGCCTGCCGAAACAGGCATTCGAGAATATGCTCGAGGCCCGCATCTTCGACCTCTATGACGACCCGATGCCGTCGCGAACCGATCTCGAAGGCTATTGCGGCGAAACGGCAGCCGCGCTTATTCAACTGGCGGCAATGGTGCTGGATCCAGGAGTGGCGCCACGTTTCGCCGAACTGGCCGGTAGGGCCGGTTGCGCGCAGGCGATTACGGGACTGTTGCTCCTGCTGCCGCTGCACCGCAGTCGCGGACAGTGTTTTGTTCCGGCCGATATCCTGGCCGCGGCGGGTTCGTCTCCGGAGGAATTCGTCACCGACGATGGTGGACCAGGTGCGCAGCGCGCCGTCGCCGCCATGATCGCGCTGGCGCGGGAGCATCTCTCGGTCTTCGAGAAAGGCGCATCGGATTTGCCGGCTTCACTGCGCCCGGCCTTTCTGCCGCTGGTCCTGTCGCGAGCCTACCTGACGAAAATGGAACGCGGTTCGCCGCTCGACGGCACGGTGCGACTCTCGACCATGCGCCGCCACTGGCTCATGCTGCGTCGCGCCATGGTGGGCTGGCCAGCAGTTTGA
- a CDS encoding type II secretion system protein: MSLPVLVVIVVFGIALSVAAVHFTGGSRKARLADAEQARERFAEDFPDEPAAAIHLTSDGRTAFLELGRGRLGIVHAIGDRFLTRIITPRDVLARSDDGAGTIALRLADFTWKGGHFTFANAADAHAVLRVLQPQHPSSTKEAA, translated from the coding sequence ATGAGCCTGCCCGTGCTGGTCGTGATCGTCGTATTCGGCATCGCGTTGTCGGTCGCCGCCGTTCATTTCACCGGCGGCAGCCGCAAGGCCAGGCTGGCCGATGCAGAGCAGGCGCGAGAGCGTTTTGCCGAGGATTTTCCGGATGAACCGGCGGCCGCCATCCACCTCACATCCGATGGCCGAACCGCGTTCCTGGAACTCGGGCGAGGGCGCCTTGGCATCGTCCATGCCATCGGAGATCGTTTCCTGACGCGTATCATCACGCCGCGCGATGTATTGGCGCGGAGTGACGATGGTGCCGGGACGATTGCGCTGCGCCTTGCCGATTTCACCTGGAAAGGCGGTCACTTCACCTTCGCTAACGCTGCCGACGCGCACGCTGTGCTAAGAGTTCTTCAGCCGCAGCATCCTAGTTCGACCAAGGAGGCCGCGTGA
- a CDS encoding DUF1127 domain-containing protein encodes MNLIRNYRNWRRYRDTVSELSRLSNRELTDLGISRSDIPYVARKAV; translated from the coding sequence ATGAACCTGATCCGCAACTACCGCAACTGGCGCCGCTACCGGGACACCGTTTCCGAGCTGAGCCGCCTGAGCAACCGTGAACTGACCGACCTCGGCATCAGCCGCAGCGACATTCCTTACGTCGCTCGCAAGGCGGTCTAA
- a CDS encoding DUF2157 domain-containing protein, producing the protein MAGYATRVRSDIARWLEAGLIDAPTADALRRDVEINARQSLSFGSILAMMAALLFGAAILIFVAANWEAIPRLARVAALFAVILGGYVGGAVLKTRDHAAIGEALWIVAAAAFGGSIALIGQMYHLSGDEASALIAWGAGTVLAAVALRSNPLTVAAVGIADAWLLLKGFDYFNRSEFPHLFLVMAAVLFAVSFWTRSQAARHLIILSLLFYLVLVAVDHETLPVAIPLVIVSVLLFVASVFAPEPVDRIVQLGGRLPLHALLGFLTGLAIIQFELAGESSYDRGFAIASVVALAGIVAAIVLAGRESHGLRWLAYLGFAFELAMIYVVTLQSMLDTAGFFLAAAVLLGILAIVIIRVEKRMKDPATGGATA; encoded by the coding sequence ATGGCGGGCTACGCGACACGGGTCAGGTCGGACATTGCGCGATGGCTTGAGGCCGGACTGATCGACGCCCCGACGGCCGATGCATTGCGGCGCGACGTCGAGATCAACGCGCGCCAGTCGTTGAGCTTCGGTTCGATCCTGGCGATGATGGCGGCGCTGCTGTTCGGCGCGGCCATCCTGATCTTCGTCGCCGCCAACTGGGAAGCCATCCCGCGGCTGGCGCGCGTTGCCGCGCTCTTTGCCGTCATCCTTGGCGGCTATGTCGGCGGTGCAGTGCTGAAAACCCGCGACCACGCGGCGATCGGCGAGGCGTTGTGGATCGTGGCGGCGGCGGCTTTCGGCGGTTCGATCGCGCTGATCGGCCAGATGTACCATCTGTCGGGCGACGAGGCCTCGGCCTTGATCGCCTGGGGCGCCGGCACCGTGTTGGCGGCGGTGGCGCTGCGGTCCAACCCGCTGACCGTCGCCGCGGTCGGCATCGCCGACGCCTGGCTGCTCCTGAAAGGGTTCGACTATTTCAATCGCAGCGAATTTCCGCATCTCTTCCTCGTCATGGCGGCTGTGCTGTTTGCCGTCTCGTTCTGGACCCGCAGCCAGGCGGCGCGGCACCTGATCATCCTGTCGCTGCTTTTCTACCTTGTGCTGGTCGCCGTGGATCACGAGACGCTGCCGGTGGCGATCCCGCTGGTCATCGTATCGGTATTGTTGTTCGTGGCTTCCGTCTTCGCGCCGGAACCGGTCGACCGGATCGTGCAGCTTGGCGGCCGCTTGCCGCTGCATGCTCTGCTTGGCTTCCTCACTGGACTGGCCATCATCCAGTTCGAACTGGCCGGCGAAAGCAGCTACGACAGAGGCTTCGCCATTGCTTCGGTCGTCGCGCTGGCCGGCATTGTTGCCGCCATTGTGCTCGCGGGGCGCGAGAGCCATGGCCTGCGCTGGCTTGCCTATCTCGGCTTCGCCTTCGAACTCGCCATGATCTATGTCGTGACCCTGCAGTCGATGCTCGACACCGCCGGCTTCTTCCTTGCCGCGGCGGTGCTGCTTGGCATCCTGGCGATCGTCATCATCCGCGTGGAGAAACGCATGAAGGATCCGGCCACCGGAGGAGCCACGGCATGA
- a CDS encoding GDYXXLXY domain-containing protein gives MMTGKRLVISALVLALVQIGFLGWIIAGRAAILRSGKEVLLKIEPVDPRDLLRGDHIILGYDISRIPVKMIANIPAGKLSSDDTSIVVRLKKNADGYWTPSAAWFGAAPTPTGADEADIRGHVAGGWDLRGEGLTIAPDYGIERFYLPEGSGMAIQNDMRVRPFGIRLALASDGTAQIKALVDGDKTLFQEPLY, from the coding sequence ATGATGACCGGAAAGAGGCTCGTCATCTCGGCGCTGGTACTGGCGCTCGTCCAGATCGGCTTCCTGGGTTGGATCATCGCCGGCCGGGCGGCGATCCTGCGCAGCGGCAAGGAAGTGCTGCTGAAGATCGAGCCTGTCGATCCGCGCGACCTGCTGCGCGGCGACCATATCATCCTCGGCTACGACATCTCGCGCATACCGGTGAAGATGATCGCCAACATCCCGGCCGGAAAACTTTCCAGCGACGACACCTCGATCGTCGTCCGTCTGAAGAAGAACGCCGACGGCTACTGGACGCCGAGCGCCGCGTGGTTCGGCGCGGCGCCGACACCGACCGGCGCCGACGAGGCCGACATTCGCGGTCATGTCGCCGGAGGCTGGGATCTTCGCGGCGAGGGACTGACGATCGCGCCGGATTACGGCATCGAACGGTTCTACCTGCCGGAAGGCTCGGGGATGGCAATTCAGAACGATATGCGGGTACGCCCGTTCGGGATCCGTCTTGCACTGGCCAGCGACGGCACCGCCCAGATCAAGGCGCTGGTGGACGGCGACAAGACGCTGTTTCAGGAGCCTCTATATTAA
- a CDS encoding sterol desaturase family protein, with protein sequence MGDYNFPQVTQLAIPFFVAAILIELWLVRTGRAKGSFETHDTLTSLMMGTGNVVAGLLLGVVSYWALLWLWQFRFFNLGLSIWVFLAAFLLDDLRYYIYHRIAHRVRWVWAEHVNHHSSQHYNLSTALRQSWTGLFTFMFVLQAPLVLLGFHPAVIAFTFGFNLIWQFWIHTETIGKMWGWFEFVFNTPSHHRVHHATNPRYLDANYAGTLIIWDRMFGTFVEELEEDRPRYGIVKNLGTFNPLKVAFHEWIGMFRDAFAPDLTLSDRLNYLIKPPGWSHDGSRETSESLKAAYVRRNPGEAGKPGLRPARAEPAE encoded by the coding sequence ATGGGCGATTACAATTTCCCGCAGGTTACCCAGCTCGCCATCCCGTTCTTCGTTGCCGCCATCCTGATCGAGCTGTGGCTGGTGCGCACCGGCCGGGCCAAGGGCTCGTTCGAGACGCACGACACGCTGACCAGCCTGATGATGGGCACCGGCAATGTCGTCGCCGGGCTGCTACTGGGCGTCGTCTCCTACTGGGCGCTGCTGTGGCTCTGGCAGTTCCGTTTCTTCAACCTCGGCCTGTCGATCTGGGTGTTCCTGGCGGCCTTCCTGCTCGATGATTTGCGCTACTACATCTACCACCGCATCGCGCATCGGGTGCGCTGGGTGTGGGCCGAGCACGTCAACCACCATTCCAGCCAGCACTACAATCTGTCGACGGCACTCAGGCAGAGCTGGACGGGCCTGTTCACCTTCATGTTCGTGCTGCAGGCGCCGCTGGTGCTGCTCGGCTTCCATCCGGCGGTGATTGCCTTCACCTTCGGCTTCAACCTTATCTGGCAGTTCTGGATCCACACCGAGACGATCGGCAAGATGTGGGGCTGGTTCGAATTCGTCTTCAACACGCCCTCGCACCACCGCGTCCACCACGCCACCAATCCGCGCTACCTTGACGCCAACTACGCCGGCACGTTGATCATCTGGGACCGCATGTTCGGCACCTTCGTCGAGGAGTTGGAAGAGGACCGCCCGCGCTACGGCATCGTGAAAAATCTTGGCACCTTCAATCCGCTGAAAGTGGCTTTCCACGAATGGATCGGCATGTTCAGGGATGCCTTCGCACCTGATCTGACCCTGAGCGACCGCCTGAACTACCTGATCAAGCCGCCCGGCTGGAGCCATGACGGCTCGCGCGAAACTTCCGAGAGCCTGAAAGCAGCCTATGTCAGGCGAAATCCGGGTGAGGCCGGGAAGCCCGGGCTGCGACCGGCGCGTGCCGAGCCGGCCGAGTAG
- the trmFO gene encoding methylenetetrahydrofolate--tRNA-(uracil(54)-C(5))-methyltransferase (FADH(2)-oxidizing) TrmFO — protein sequence MSKKPIHIIGGGLAGSEAAWQAAQAGVPVVLHEMRPVRGTEAHKTDGLAELVCSNSFRSDDAENNAVGLLHAEMRLAGSLIMSAGDANQVPAGGALAVDRDGFSDAVTARIEAHPLISIQREEVPGLPPVEWDQAIIATGPLTAPSLAQSIAEATGADALAFFDAIAPIIHFDTIDMDTCWFQSRYDKVGPGGTGKDYINCPLDKDQYLAFVQALVEGQKTEFKQWEGTPYFDGCLPIEIMAERGVETLRYGPMKPMGLTNAHNPTVKAYAVVQLRQDNALGTLYNMVGFQTKLKHAEQVRIFRTIPGLENAEFARLGGLHRNTYINSPTLLDASLQLKSRPGLRFAGQITGCEGYVESAAIGLLAGRFAAAERLGHAPSLPPLTTAFGALLNHITGGHIVSDDEPGKRSFQPMNVNFGLFPPVEAVKIEGKLRGKDKTVAKRHAITSRALGDCRRWLGLPAQAQAAE from the coding sequence ATGAGCAAAAAACCTATTCACATCATCGGCGGTGGCCTCGCCGGATCCGAAGCAGCATGGCAGGCAGCCCAAGCCGGCGTTCCCGTTGTGCTGCACGAAATGCGGCCCGTTCGCGGCACAGAGGCGCACAAGACCGACGGCTTGGCCGAACTCGTTTGCTCCAATTCTTTCCGCTCCGACGACGCCGAGAACAACGCCGTCGGTCTTTTGCATGCCGAAATGCGGCTGGCCGGCTCGCTGATCATGAGCGCCGGCGACGCCAACCAGGTGCCGGCCGGCGGGGCGCTGGCCGTGGACCGCGACGGATTTTCCGACGCGGTGACGGCCAGGATCGAGGCCCATCCGCTGATCTCCATCCAGCGCGAGGAAGTACCCGGCTTGCCGCCGGTCGAATGGGACCAGGCCATCATCGCCACCGGCCCGCTGACCGCACCCTCGCTCGCACAGTCGATTGCCGAAGCGACGGGCGCCGATGCGCTCGCCTTCTTCGACGCGATCGCGCCGATCATTCATTTCGACACGATCGACATGGACACCTGCTGGTTCCAGTCGCGCTACGACAAGGTCGGGCCCGGCGGCACCGGCAAGGACTACATCAACTGTCCCTTGGACAAGGACCAGTATCTTGCCTTCGTGCAGGCACTGGTGGAGGGCCAGAAAACAGAATTCAAGCAATGGGAAGGCACGCCCTATTTCGACGGCTGCCTGCCGATCGAGATCATGGCCGAGCGTGGCGTCGAGACGCTGCGCTACGGGCCGATGAAGCCGATGGGCCTCACCAATGCGCACAATCCAACCGTCAAGGCCTACGCCGTCGTGCAACTGCGGCAGGACAATGCGCTGGGCACGCTCTACAACATGGTCGGCTTTCAGACCAAATTGAAGCATGCCGAGCAGGTGCGCATTTTCCGCACGATTCCTGGTCTGGAGAACGCCGAATTCGCCCGCCTCGGCGGCCTGCATCGCAACACCTACATCAACTCGCCGACCTTGCTCGACGCCTCGCTGCAGCTGAAGTCGCGCCCGGGCCTGCGTTTCGCCGGCCAGATCACCGGTTGCGAAGGCTATGTTGAAAGCGCCGCCATCGGCCTGCTCGCCGGCCGCTTCGCCGCTGCCGAGCGGCTCGGCCACGCGCCGTCGCTGCCGCCACTCACCACGGCGTTCGGAGCGCTGCTCAACCACATCACCGGCGGACACATCGTTTCAGACGACGAGCCGGGAAAGCGCTCTTTCCAGCCGATGAACGTCAATTTCGGCCTGTTCCCGCCTGTCGAGGCGGTGAAGATCGAAGGCAAACTGCGCGGCAAGGACAAGACGGTCGCCAAGCGGCATGCGATTACGTCGCGTGCGCTGGGTGATTGCCGGCGATGGCTGGGACTGCCGGCGCAAGCTCAAGCGGCGGAATAG